Within Flagellimonas maritima, the genomic segment TTTCCCTTTTTCTTCTTTTTCCTCAACTTGCGCAACAGCATCTTCTTGCGTTGTATTTTCAATAGATACCCCTGATTTCAATTTTTTGTTTTGCGGAATATCGTTTGAAGATTCATTTTTTTCACTTTCATCAACAGATGCAATGGACGTGGATTTATTTTTATCGGGAGTAAAACCAGCAGGATTTTCCTCAACTTTGGTTTTCTTGACGTCTGGATTATTTGTAAAAGCAACAGCTCCCTCTTTTTTATTTTTTAGGGCATTATCTTTTTCGAAACCCTGTCTTTTTTGATTTGTGCTGGTCGCAGTAATTTGCTCATTGACCTTAATACTTTGATTTTTGTTCAATGAATTTGCTGCATCATTCTGAGTATTTGATGAAGAATTTTCAACAGGATCCCCTTTATTGTCATCTTTTTTGATTTCGGTCAGTTCTTGCTCATTATTTACCTCTAGCTTTAGCTCATTTTCGAGACCTCCTTTTTCCGTGCTTTCCTTTTTTTCAATAGTATCTTTGGTTTCTGTATTTGTTATAATTATCTGAGAATTATCATCTATACCACCAAAAGGATTGATGATATAGAATAGAATGGCCAATACAGCAGCGACACCTCCCAATTTCCACCAAATAGGAAGTATTCTTTTCTTTTCCTTTTTGTCCAAAGAAGCCTCAATGGATTGCCAGACTTTATCTTCTGGAATATCCTGAAAATCTATAAAAGTTTCTTTGAACACTTGCTCTAAATTCTTTTTCCCCATTTAAGCAATGTTTATATTTTCTTTTTTAATTTTTTCCCTCAAAATCATTTTAGCCCTTGCCAAATTTGATTTTGAAGTTCCAGCGGATGTCCCCAACATCTCACTTATTTCTTTATGGCTATAACCATCCAAAACATATAGATTAAAGGTTAGCCTATATTTATTTGGCAGCTCTTGAATGTAACCCAACAGCGTCGACAAACTAACATCCACTTGATCGGTATCCACATCCATTTCTTCAACTGTATTTTCAGAAACCACATTAAGATGCTGTTCCTTTCGGTATTTTTGAAGAACCGTATTGACAGTAATCCGTTTAATCCAACCTTCAAAAGAACCATTAAAGTTGAACTGATCTATTTTATTGAAAATTGTCATAAAACTATCATGCAAATTGTCTTCTGCTTCAGTTTTATTGCGGGAGTACTTAAGACACATTCCAAAAAGGATACCTGAGTACTTTCGGTACAGTTCGGCCTGTGCCTTTCTTTTCCCTTTTTTACAATTATGTATCAGTTCTTCAAGATCCAAATGTTGGTTAATTTTTGGATTGTTGATAATTAGTTTGTGGATTCTTCGGTAACCACAGGTATCGTATATTCCAAATACGAAGCGTTATCATTTTCATCGTTCCCGGCATAAAACCGAAATGTATATTCTCCAGTGAAGATTACGTTGAACTTAAAAATCGCTACCACTTCCTCAACTGCTTGTGTACAGGCAGTTTCATCTGTCAGTACAGAACCGATTGCTACAATGTCGCGATCAGTCTCCGCAGTATTGGTAACATCAAATCCCTCAAAGAAAGTACAGCTATTTGGTCTCAAATAGGTAACTTCAATATCATATGTTTCGTTTAATTCAAAAGACTCCGGAACATCAGCTTCCAATACTGTTAAAGTCGTAAAATGAAAGTTCTGCGCATCGTCATCATCCAAGTCACAGGAATAGAACAAAGTACACATCAAAGAAAAGAACAGTAGTACAATTCCCTTTTTCATCATTTATAAGGTTTTTTTACTCTTAGATGAACAGTATTGACAAGGGTTGCGTTAGGTTATCATAACCTAGTGCCAAAAAAATAGAGAATAAATGTAAGCTACGAATTGACTGCCGCTATGGCTTCCCTTATTTTAGCCTCCAATTCTTCGGAAAGCTCTGGATTATCCGAAAGGAGTGCTTTTACAGCATCTCTGCCCTGACCAAGTTTGGTATCTCCATAACTGAACCAAGAACCACTTTTCTTGACGATTTCGTAAGCAACTCCTAAATCCAGAATCTCACCTATTTTAGAGATTCCTTCTCCATACATAATATCGAATTCCGCAGTTTTAAATGGAGGTGCAACCTTGTTTTTTACAACTTTAACCCTTGTTTTGTTACCCAAAACAGCTCCATCAGTGTCTTTGATCTGGGTTGAACGCCTAATATCCAACCGAACGGAAGCATAAAATTTTAGGGCATTCCCACCGGTTGTTGTTTCTGGGTTTCCAAACATGACACCTATTTTTTCACGCAACTGGTTAATAAAGACTACGGTACAATTGGTCTTGCTTATGGTAGAAGTCAATTTTCGCAATGCTTGTGACATTAGACGGGCATGCAGCCCCATTTTAGAATCCCCCATTTCCCCTTCTATTTCACTTTTGGGAGTAAGTGCA encodes:
- a CDS encoding RNA polymerase sigma factor, which translates into the protein MDLEELIHNCKKGKRKAQAELYRKYSGILFGMCLKYSRNKTEAEDNLHDSFMTIFNKIDQFNFNGSFEGWIKRITVNTVLQKYRKEQHLNVVSENTVEEMDVDTDQVDVSLSTLLGYIQELPNKYRLTFNLYVLDGYSHKEISEMLGTSAGTSKSNLARAKMILREKIKKENINIA
- the recA gene encoding recombinase RecA; this encodes MSNEKEAKLKALKLTLDKLDKTYGKGAVMKMGDSVVEDVEVIPSGSLGLDIALGVGGYPRGRVIEIYGPESSGKTTLTLHAIAEAQKNGGIAAFIDAEHAFDRFYAKKLGVDIDNLIISQPDHGEQALEITENLIRSGAIDIVIVDSVAALTPKSEIEGEMGDSKMGLHARLMSQALRKLTSTISKTNCTVVFINQLREKIGVMFGNPETTTGGNALKFYASVRLDIRRSTQIKDTDGAVLGNKTRVKVVKNKVAPPFKTAEFDIMYGEGISKIGEILDLGVAYEIVKKSGSWFSYGDTKLGQGRDAVKALLSDNPELSEELEAKIREAIAAVNS